tctttaattcttatttatttttctattaaaGCCACCTGAGTTGCAGAGCTACGACGTGGCCACCTTCAATTACAAAAAAATGGTGATTCCGAGAGTAGCCGAACCCAAATTCAATCATCATAATCAATAGACAGCCATTAACAAATTCATCTCTCTCTCCAAACCAACTATGCTATCTCTTTCACCTCTTCACATCTCATCCCCCAAACCTTCTTCCCTCCATTCTTGGCTTCATCCGCCATTATTACCTCCCTCTATCTCCCACGCAACTTATACCACCACTCGTTTCCGTCATGGCCTCCGCCGATGCCGACGACGTCGGCTCAAAATTCAATCCCTTGACGCTGCCCAAGTCTTCGACTACGAGTCCAAACTCGCTGCCGAGTTTCGTGATTCCAACAAGCTCAAAATCGCCATAATTGGGTTCGGTAACTTCGGCCAATTTCTTGCCAAGACATTTGTCCGACATGGCCACACCGTCCTCGCTCACTCCCGATCCGATTACTCTCTCACGGCACAAAATATCGGCGTCTCGTTCTTCAGGGACCTCGACGATCTCTGCGAAGAACACCCTGATGTGATTCTTCTATGTACTTCGATAATCTCCGCCGAGCTCGTCCTCGAGTCACTTCCGCTCCAGAGATTGAAGCGGAGCACGTTGATCGTCGATGTTCTCTCCGTCAAAGAATTCTCCAAAAGCATGTTGCTTAAGACACTCCCTGGTGACTTTGATCTCCTCTGCACGCACCCCATGTTCGGGCCCGAGAGCGGTCGCCGCGGATGGAATGGTCTTTACTTTGTCTACGACAAGGTTCGGATTGGGGATCAGGAATCTAGGGTTTCCAGGTGCGATAAATTTCTGGGTATTTTCGCTAGAGAAGGGTGTAGAATGGTGGAGATGAGCTGCGCCGAGCACGATCGATTGGCCGCCGAATCACAGTTCATAACTCACACTGTTGGGAGGCTCTTGGAGCGGTTGGAGTTGGAGTCGACGCCGATTAACACCAAAGGGTACGAGACATTGTTGGATTTGGTGGAGAACACTGCTGCTGATAGCTTTGATTTGTATTATGGGTTGTTTATGTACAATAAGAACTCGCTTGAAATGTTGGAGAGGTTGGATTTGGCGTTTGAGGCTTTAAAGAAGCTACTTTTTGGGCGTTTACATGATGTTGTGAGGAAACAATTGTTTGGGAAATCAGAAAAGTTGCAGGTTTCCCGGGAAAATAACTCGGCGCCTAAGTACTCTCAAAATGGTGCTGCTTTGTCACCCTTTTCGGATGTTATTAGGTAAGGTTACACAATCCATTGActttcaattattttttaaattattttccctTCTTTTTAGTAAGGTTACACAATCCATTGActttcaattattttttaaattattttccctTCTTTTTAGTTGAGTTCTGGAATCTGGAATTTCTTTttgtgtatgattttttttttgggtacGTTTACTGTGGATGATATGTTCGGTTGAAATGCCTATtatccaaagaaaaaaaaagaagctatctttattctttattcttttttCTCTTAGTAATCAATGCTGAAGGTCTTTTCAACTAGATGTCGAATTGGGATTGTGTCCTTTTTTACTTGTGTATCATTTATGGAATTGAATTTGTCCATATTCATTGTGATCTTTATCTTTCAGGTCACGGAATTCTGCTCTACCCAATGAAAACAAAGTCCAGATTTTTAATAACTTCGATAAGGACTTGAAGCTTAAGATTGCCATTATTGGATTTGGCAACTTTGGTCAGTTCCTGGCCAAAAGAATTGTGCGTCACGGCCACACTGTTTTAGCCTATTCGCGATCGGACTACTCGGATGTCGCCCAAAGATTAGGGGTGTCCTACTTTGCTGATGTTGATGATCTTTGCGAAGAGCATCCAGATGTAATACTTCTTTGTACATCTATTCTTTCAACCGAAAAAATTCTCATGTCATTGCCAATTCAAAGATTGAAGAGAAATACTATGTTCGTTGATGTGCTTTCTGTGAAAGAATTCCCAAGAAACTTGTTTCTCGAAAATTTACCACCAGGGTTCGATATTCTCTGCACGCATCCTATGTTTGGACCAGAGAGTGGTAAGAATGGGTGGAATGGTCTAACTTTTGTTTACGACAAGGTTAGGATTGGAAATGATGAGCCACGAGTGTTGAGGTGCAATAGATTTCTCGATATCTTTGCGCGAGAAGGGTGCCAAATGGTGGAAATGACTTGTGCCGAACATGATAGACATGCAGCGGGGtcacaatttatcacacataCAATGGGAAGAATTTTGGAAAAGTTGGGGTTGGAGTCGACGCCAATAGACACAAAAGGGTACGAGACTTTGTTGAAATTGGTGGAGAACACTGCAGGAGATAGCTTTGATCTTTACTATGGCTTGTTCATGTATAATGTAAACGCAATGGAGCAACTAGAGAGATTAGACCTAGCTTTTGAGTCATTGAAGAAGCAGCTTTTTGGTCGTTTGCACGGTGTTCTTCGGAGGCAATTGTTTGAGAATGCCGAACCCGAAGTTTTGCTGGAAAAACCTATGTTGATGCTGTCTGAAAATGGTACCATGCTACCACCTTCTTCTGATAACTTTAAAAATGATTGAGTTCACTATTTTGTTAGGTTCATTCACAGCAATCTGTTGGTTTTGGCTAGTCATTTGGTTTGTTTTGAAGGGTTTCCTATCGAGTTCGAGTATTGTGGTAACTTGATTGGTCCGTCTTTACAGATTCAGTGATGTGCCTCCTCTTTTGCTTATTGTTCCATTAGTTGTATTAGATTTTGTACAGCAATGGGATATGTGAGCTGGGTGATGCATTTTAAGTAGAATTCAATACACGATTATAAGGACACTAGATAATTTTGTTTAACGAAGAAAAGCAATAAAGATGTGGCCCTCTTCATAAGTTAAGGGTAGGCAGGAGTTTTGACGAGTTTAAATTGGTGGGAGGATTTTTTTTGGTCATTCTTTCATTTGCAGTTCTGATTTTGGTTATATGTTTTTATTCAGAGTATTAGTTGTAATTCGGGAGTTGTATTATGAAAATGCACAAGCACTAGCTACATTGACATATTTGAttctttttgttgttgttgttgttgttgagaaTGACAttaatgaaataataataataacaagttTTTCTTTTGTAGGTCTCTGTTAGTGCTTGGATGCTTTTGAATAAAAGAATTTGTTGTtaacaaattttttaaaaaaatactacactgactatttacatatttttgtcTCTTAAAAGTAATGCTAAAATGTTTTAAATCAATTGGTTTACTTTTGTATATGAATTATGAacaatattattaaaatatataaatcaaatGATTCATTGAATGTaactttttttcttaaaaaagcaCTCCCATCAGATTTtgtattttacaaataaaaaataataataattacatttTGCTATAGCACTCTCTCtatatttacaatatattattcatcacttttaacttttttttaattaattctcATTCTTCctctattaaaaaaaatctaatatataaatgatataaataaaaattagctAAACTAAGAAAAAATAGATTTGTGGATGTATTTTAAATGATAGATAAGATGAATCTGTTGAGAATTTATTAAGATAAACAGTTTCTAGTCCATTAGAAAAACATTTTTAAAATGCTAAAATATAGCATTACTTCACAAATTTAGCACTCCATTGGAGATGCTATTAGATTATTGCTTCATTCCAAATGTTTGAGCTATTATACTTTTAACCAACAAAACGATTAACATAACCAAATTTAACAACAGCAGGGAAATGTGATCAATTTCCAAACACTATTGATTTGCAAACATTCAAAGCTCAAAAATGAATATATGAGCCAGAAAGCTAAATCAACAACAAACACTTTTCTCAGTACAATGGTGTAATAGTTTATTAGTATTTTGGACTTTCAGAGCAGAAAGCAGCCCCATGTTCTGAGAGCTTATTGAAGTTTCTGAAGTTTGGTTTGCTTTAGTTGAAGATGAAGAAATTCCAACAAGGCCAAGGTTCATAACTGGAATGTCCTTCTATACTGTTATGAGACTTTTTGAGCTTAGAAGACTAGAAGTAGG
The Humulus lupulus chromosome 6, drHumLupu1.1, whole genome shotgun sequence DNA segment above includes these coding regions:
- the LOC133782812 gene encoding arogenate dehydrogenase 1, chloroplastic isoform X1 — its product is MLSLSPLHISSPKPSSLHSWLHPPLLPPSISHATYTTTRFRHGLRRCRRRRLKIQSLDAAQVFDYESKLAAEFRDSNKLKIAIIGFGNFGQFLAKTFVRHGHTVLAHSRSDYSLTAQNIGVSFFRDLDDLCEEHPDVILLCTSIISAELVLESLPLQRLKRSTLIVDVLSVKEFSKSMLLKTLPGDFDLLCTHPMFGPESGRRGWNGLYFVYDKVRIGDQESRVSRCDKFLGIFAREGCRMVEMSCAEHDRLAAESQFITHTVGRLLERLELESTPINTKGYETLLDLVENTAADSFDLYYGLFMYNKNSLEMLERLDLAFEALKKLLFGRLHDVVRKQLFGKSEKLQVSRENNSAPKYSQNGAALSPFSDVIRSRNSALPNENKVQIFNNFDKDLKLKIAIIGFGNFGQFLAKRIVRHGHTVLAYSRSDYSDVAQRLGVSYFADVDDLCEEHPDVILLCTSILSTEKILMSLPIQRLKRNTMFVDVLSVKEFPRNLFLENLPPGFDILCTHPMFGPESGKNGWNGLTFVYDKVRIGNDEPRVLRCNRFLDIFAREGCQMVEMTCAEHDRHAAGSQFITHTMGRILEKLGLESTPIDTKGYETLLKLVENTAGDSFDLYYGLFMYNVNAMEQLERLDLAFESLKKQLFGRLHGVLRRQLFENAEPEVLLEKPMLMLSENEQKAAPCSESLLKFLKFGLL
- the LOC133782812 gene encoding arogenate dehydrogenase 1, chloroplastic isoform X3, yielding MLSLSPLHISSPKPSSLHSWLHPPLLPPSISHATYTTTRFRHGLRRCRRRRLKIQSLDAAQVFDYESKLAAEFRDSNKLKIAIIGFGNFGQFLAKTFVRHGHTVLAHSRSDYSLTAQNIGVSFFRDLDDLCEEHPDVILLCTSIISAELVLESLPLQRLKRSTLIVDVLSVKEFSKSMLLKTLPGDFDLLCTHPMFGPESGRRGWNGLYFVYDKVRIGDQESRVSRCDKFLGIFAREGCRMVEMSCAEHDRLAAESQFITHTVGRLLERLELESTPINTKGYETLLDLVENTAADSFDLYYGLFMYNKNSLEMLERLDLAFEALKKLLFGRLHDVVRKQLFGKSEKLQVSRENNSAPKYSQNGAALSPFSDVIRSRNSALPNENKVQIFNNFDKDLKLKIAIIGFGNFGQFLAKRIVRHGHTVLAYSRSDYSDVAQRLGVSYFADVDDLCEEHPDVILLCTSILSTEKILMSLPIQRLKRNTMFVDVLSVKEFPRNLFLENLPPGFDILCTHPMFGPESGKNGWNGLTFVYDKVRIGNDEPRVLRCNRFLDIFAREGCQMVEMTCAEHDRHAAGSQFITHTMGRILEKLGLESTPIDTKGYETLLKLVENTAGDSFDLYYGLFMYNVNAMEQLERLDLAFESLKKQLFGRLHGVLRRQLFENAEPEVLLEKPMLMLSENGLC
- the LOC133782812 gene encoding arogenate dehydrogenase 1, chloroplastic isoform X2, with the translated sequence MLSLSPLHISSPKPSSLHSWLHPPLLPPSISHATYTTTRFRHGLRRCRRRRLKIQSLDAAQVFDYESKLAAEFRDSNKLKIAIIGFGNFGQFLAKTFVRHGHTVLAHSRSDYSLTAQNIGVSFFRDLDDLCEEHPDVILLCTSIISAELVLESLPLQRLKRSTLIVDVLSVKEFSKSMLLKTLPGDFDLLCTHPMFGPESGRRGWNGLYFVYDKVRIGDQESRVSRCDKFLGIFAREGCRMVEMSCAEHDRLAAESQFITHTVGRLLERLELESTPINTKGYETLLDLVENTAADSFDLYYGLFMYNKNSLEMLERLDLAFEALKKLLFGRLHDVVRKQLFGKSEKLQVSRENNSAPKYSQNGAALSPFSDVIRSRNSALPNENKVQIFNNFDKDLKLKIAIIGFGNFGQFLAKRIVRHGHTVLAYSRSDYSDVAQRLGVSYFADVDDLCEEHPDVILLCTSILSTEKILMSLPIQRLKRNTMFVDVLSVKEFPRNLFLENLPPGFDILCTHPMFGPESGKNGWNGLTFVYDKVRIGNDEPRVLRCNRFLDIFAREGCQMVEMTCAEHDRHAAGSQFITHTMGRILEKLGLESTPIDTKGYETLLKLVENTAGDSFDLYYGLFMYNVNAMEQLERLDLAFESLKKQLFGRLHGVLRRQLFENAEPEVLLEKPMLMLSENVITSA